A window of Streptomyces sp. Je 1-332 genomic DNA:
CATGAGCGCCCATGCCGACGCACCACGGCGAACGCCACCAGCACGACCGCGAAAGCAGCAGCAGGCGCGACGGCCAACGGATCAATGACCCAGGCGGTCAACACCAGGGCGGCAGCGACCTCGATCAATACGAGCCGTTGCAGGCGAAACGACCCCAATTCTGTTCTGCCGGAGCGCAGATGCAGCGAGACGGCATCCCTGGTCCTGACAGCCCTTACCCCAACACCCCCCGACTGCGGCCGAGTCCGCGATTCCGGCGCGCCTCGACCTTGCCCCCGCCCCCGACTCCGCGTTGCGGAAGCCACCACGCCAACCCCCGTATATCTCCCGAATCACCTGGCTGAACGGGGCTTTTGGGTTCCTTCTGAAATCAGGAACCTCACCCACCCCGCACGCACGATTACACAACAGGCATAGTAGGGCCCGGGTCTGACGACGGAGAGTGGGGGCAGCGCGCCCTCGGGGCTGCACGGGGAGAAACAGACACGTATGGCATCACGCCGGGATGAACTCAACGCCTACACCTTCGCGAAGCGCCGAACGCTCGCAGCTTTCATTCAGCCTTCCCCCTCGGGATCGGAGGAGGGCGCGCCACGCCCGCTGCGCGCCATCGTCCCGGGACTCATCGTCGCTGTCCTGGTCCTCGCGGTCTTCGGTGCATGGGGGATGTTCCAACCCAAGGCGCCTGCCCAGTGGGACGAGCCGGGGACCCGGGTGATCGTGGGCAAACAGTCGACGACGCGGTACGTGGTGCTGAAAACCGGCAAGAAGTCCCGCCTGCACCCTGTTCTCAACCTCGCCTCCGCACGTCTGATGATGAAGGGAGCTGACTACAAGGTCATCCAGGTCAGTGACGACATCCTCGACGCGGGGGTGCCGCCTCGTGGCCCCATCCTCGGCATCCCGTACGCGCCCGACCGCCTTCCGTCCAGCGATGAGGCCGGGGCAGCCAAGCGCTGGGCTGTATGTGAACAACCGGGCGGCGCCGGCGGTCGAACCACCCAGGAGGCCACCTTCGTACTGGCCGACCGGGAGGCGAAAGTGATGGACGGCGCTCAACGTCTGACCGACGGCGAGGTCATGTACGTGAAGACGCGCGCGGGGGCACGCCATCTGGTCGATGGCAAGGGAACGGCCTACCCCGTCACGGGGGTCGAGGGGGACGATCTGACGGACGCGCTCGTCGGAACCACGAGAAAGCCTCAGCTGGTCACCAAGGAGTGGTTGGCCACTCTGCATCAAGGCGACCCGATCCGGGTCCCCAGGTTGCCTGCAGCCGTGGGGTCACCCGCGGGCGTCCAGGGGCAGCTGTCCGCGGACGAGAACAGGGTCGGGATGGTCCTCAAGACGCGTACGGGTGAGGGCATCAAGAACTACGTCGTGCTTCCGGGCAGGGTCCAGCCCCTCTCCGAGTTCACCGCATGGCTCCTGATCACCTCGCCGCAGACAGCGAAGCTCAATATGAACGGCACCGCGCGCACAGTAGGGCTCCAGGACTTCGCGAGCGACGGCCAGACCTTCGACGGACAGGCCGCCAAGTGGCCAGAGCTCCGGCCCGATCAGGTGAACACCACAACCGCTGCAGCGAACCGGAACACCGTGTGCAATGTGCTGCGCAAGGTGGACAGCAATGGTGACACGACGCTGAGTACTTGGGCGGGGCCGAAGTATCCGGCTGACATCGTCGCGGGCGGCACGAGCACCTACGTCACACCGGGAACGGGTCTGCTCTATACGCAGGTTCAAGGAAACCAGGCGAAGTCGGGTTCACTGTTCCTGGTGACGGACACGGGGCTGCGCTACGCGGTGCAGAGCAACGGCGACAGTGACACCGGGAAGTCGGACATCGGTACGGACGACGGCATGCAGACCGACGGCAGCCCCGAACCTAGCGAAGCGCAGGTCAAGCTCGGCTACGGCGACGTCAGGCCTGCCATCGTCCCTCTTCCCTGGTCGGAGTTCCTGGCGAAGGGGCCCCGTCTCGACGCCAACAGCGCCCGCCAGCCGCAGGGTTCCTGAAAGGTTGGCGACCGGTGCCAAAGACCTGACGGGAAGCCGATGGAGAGGATCGACGTACAGGTGAGGACCGATGGACCGGCGAAGGCGGCCAGGACAGTTCTCCTGTACGCGGCGGTGATCGCCGTAGCTTTCAGCTCGGCCGCTCCCGGTGAGGACGCCCCCGGCAATAACAGTGCATCGGCCGCATCCATGCCGATGCGATTGGACGGCAGCGGTCAGTGCACATTCGATGCTGCCCCCATCAAAGGCCGGCCGTGGCCGCTGCAGCGAGTCCTCCTGGACGAACTGTGGCAGGACGGCAACCAGGGGCAGGGAGTGCGGGTAGCGGTTATCGACACGGGAGTTGACGACAAGAACCCACAGCTCGAGGGTGCGGTGCGCGCGTCGGCGGGCCGCGACTTCCTGACCAAGGGCAAGGGAGCCGATCCGACCAAGGACGAAGTGGGCCATGGCACGAAGGTCGCCGGCATCATCGCGGCCCGTCCGGACACCGAAACCGGCTTCGTAGGCCTCGCCCCCAAGGCCACCGTCATTCCGATCCGTCAGAACGACGCGGAGAACAGCGGCGACTCGGACACCATGGCCAAAGCCATCGCGCATGCGGCTGACAAGGGTGCCCAGGTCATCAACATCTCCCAGGACACGACGAAGCCTTTGTCGCGTAGTTCCGCCTTGGCCACGGCAGTGCGGGATGCCATCAAAGCCGGGATCGTGGTGGTGGCCTCCGCAGGTAACGACGGCTTGGACGGCAAGGTCAAGAACACCTACCCGGCGGCCTTCGAAGGCGTGCTGGCTGTGGGGTCCTCCGACCGCAACAACGAACGGGCATCCTTCTCCCAACCTGGTGCCTTCGTGGACGTGGCGGCCCCCGGAGTGGACATCGTGTCGACTGTCCCCGCCGGCGGCCACTGCACGGACAACGGGACGAGCTTCTCGGCCCCCTTTGTCTCAGGGGTGGCAGCACTGCTCAAGGCCAAACACCCGGACTGGACGACGGCGCAGGTGGTCACGCAGATCGAGCAGACGGCGGAGAGGTCAATCAACGGCCGTGACAAGTACGTTGGTTGGGGTGTGATTGACCCGGTCCGAGCTGTCAACGATTCGGACGTCGCCCACCCGGGCTCGTCCCCGACCTCTGACCCGGGCCTGTCCAAGGCCCCGGCTCCGAATGCGACCCCGTTCAATCTGGCCGAGACTCCCCAGGAGCGGGCAGAGCGATATGCGACGTATGCCCTTGGCGTCGCCGCAATTCTTGTGGCGGTAATCGCGGGCACGGCGACGGTGCTCAGGGACGTACGCAGACGAAGAAGCAGCTGAGGCGCTCCGAGCCCGAACTGGGGAGACGGCCTGGCGAGCTAACTGGCGTGGATTCGCTGTGTAGTTGGTAGCCCTCTCTAGAGTGACTAGAGTGACTAGAGTGATAGAAGGTATCCGTTGAGGGATGCCGAACGGGGGCGGCGCGGTTGGAGTACCCCGCGTATTGACGCGAGGTACTACGCAACCCTTGCCCGCCGGACCCGCCGGGACGTTTGTCCGGGCGGAGGCAGGCTGCGGCGGTTGCCGCGGTCTCGACATGAGGAGGGCAAGAGCGATGAGCGTCGATTACAGCAATGACGACTTGACCAAGCTGGCCGAGAGGATCCGCAATTTCCACATGGACGTGAGCAAGCGGGTCACCTCTCTCAATTCGGTAGTGGATCTGATCCAGGCAGGTTGGCAAGGCGCGGCGGGCAAAGAGTTCGACACCGTGCAGCGGGGCGTGAACCGGCACCTGAAGAAGCTTCAGGACAACCTCGTCGACCTCGAAGACGTGATGCGGATGAGCGTCAAGGGCTTCGACAGCCACGAGCAGGAGCGCATCTCCGAGATTCGGAAGGTGGACAACTCGTACGAGGTCCCGAGCCGCATCGTCGACCACGCCTGAGCCCACACGATCCGATCCGCAATAGCTGCACCCGCTTAGGAGAGGCGAGCATGTCAGTCAACTTCGACCGCACAGCGGTCAATTACGACACCGTGACCCAGGCTGCGACCGATGTGCGTAACAACGCCAAGCAGATGGTCGAGCAGCTCGAGGACCTCATGCGTGAGGTGAAGAGGGTGGCCGACACCTGGGAGGGCGAGGCCAAGGTCGCGTACGGCGACATCCAGCGCACGACCAATGCCGAGATGGCGGCCATGGCCGAGAAGCTCGGCCGCATCGCGCAGCTCCTGGACCAGTCCGTCGTCGGATACCAGGACACGGACAAGGGCAACGCGTGGCGATTCCGCATGCTGTCGTAACAGCTTGACCAAGGCCCGGTCCGGTCCCGTATGAGGAGCTGGGGCCCGTGGCACGTGAAGGGGCGGCTCCGGAGACACCCCGGGGCCGCCCCTTCACTGCTGCGCGCTTGGCTGGAGAATCTTCACCCCGCCGAGTCGGAGGCGGTTCCACCGCCAGGACCCGCAGCGGCCTCCAGATCGAACTCACCGTCCCGCGCCCCAAGTACGAACGCTCGCCACTCCGCCTCCGTGTACCGCAACACGGTCTCGGGATCGAGGGACGAACGCATGGCCACGGCTCCCGCCGGCAGGTACGCGATCTCGACACGCTCCTCGTGCGCCTCAGTACCGGGTGCGCTGTGCCACTCGACGCCAGAGATGTCAAGCGCGTAGAGCTCGTCCTTCTCACGCTCTTTGCGCGCCTTGACATCCTCGTCGAGCGCCTCGACGCCCTCGCTGCTGTGTCCCTCGGCCATGGTCCAACGACCCCTTCCCGACGTACGAACCAACCGTTTTCTCAGCGTACTTGCAGAAGGTGCACGCGAGGGCCTCTTCTACTGAAGAGCACATACCTTGAGTAGTCGTTATCCCGGTGCAGTGACTACTGGTCGAGTTGCGGCGGACCGCTGGGGACAGCGGAAAGCTCCTGACATCCCGTCTGGAGCTTAGCCTCGAGCAACATTTTGCTGGCAAGATATGCCAGATCTTCCCGATTCTCGTTGTCTTTAGCTCGGGAAGAGCCGCTAGCAGTAATTACCACTGACAGGTATGGGTGCTGCATGCCCGAAGTATGACTAGAGCCTTTGGAGTAGAGCTTGCACTTGGCATAGATTGCAGCACTGTTGTTCCAAGCCAAGCCTTCGGTTCCAGATTTGAATCGGGACGCATTCGATTCTCTGCCAGCTTGGTCGTGCTTCTCGAGCGATGAGACCCAGTCGGCCCTGTTGCCGTCTCGCATCTCGGTGTACATGCGTACGGATCCGCTACTGGTGAAGTTGTCGCATGTGAGCTTAAGGTAACTGTCAGTAGCTCTTCGAGACCAGTGAGACTTAAAGGATGTATCAAC
This region includes:
- a CDS encoding DUF397 domain-containing protein; this encodes MAEGHSSEGVEALDEDVKARKEREKDELYALDISGVEWHSAPGTEAHEERVEIAYLPAGAVAMRSSLDPETVLRYTEAEWRAFVLGARDGEFDLEAAAGPGGGTASDSAG
- a CDS encoding WXG100 family type VII secretion target, with product MSVNFDRTAVNYDTVTQAATDVRNNAKQMVEQLEDLMREVKRVADTWEGEAKVAYGDIQRTTNAEMAAMAEKLGRIAQLLDQSVVGYQDTDKGNAWRFRMLS
- the mycP gene encoding type VII secretion-associated serine protease mycosin gives rise to the protein MPMRLDGSGQCTFDAAPIKGRPWPLQRVLLDELWQDGNQGQGVRVAVIDTGVDDKNPQLEGAVRASAGRDFLTKGKGADPTKDEVGHGTKVAGIIAARPDTETGFVGLAPKATVIPIRQNDAENSGDSDTMAKAIAHAADKGAQVINISQDTTKPLSRSSALATAVRDAIKAGIVVVASAGNDGLDGKVKNTYPAAFEGVLAVGSSDRNNERASFSQPGAFVDVAAPGVDIVSTVPAGGHCTDNGTSFSAPFVSGVAALLKAKHPDWTTAQVVTQIEQTAERSINGRDKYVGWGVIDPVRAVNDSDVAHPGSSPTSDPGLSKAPAPNATPFNLAETPQERAERYATYALGVAAILVAVIAGTATVLRDVRRRRSS
- a CDS encoding WXG100 family type VII secretion target, yielding MSVDYSNDDLTKLAERIRNFHMDVSKRVTSLNSVVDLIQAGWQGAAGKEFDTVQRGVNRHLKKLQDNLVDLEDVMRMSVKGFDSHEQERISEIRKVDNSYEVPSRIVDHA
- the eccB gene encoding type VII secretion protein EccB, whose product is MASRRDELNAYTFAKRRTLAAFIQPSPSGSEEGAPRPLRAIVPGLIVAVLVLAVFGAWGMFQPKAPAQWDEPGTRVIVGKQSTTRYVVLKTGKKSRLHPVLNLASARLMMKGADYKVIQVSDDILDAGVPPRGPILGIPYAPDRLPSSDEAGAAKRWAVCEQPGGAGGRTTQEATFVLADREAKVMDGAQRLTDGEVMYVKTRAGARHLVDGKGTAYPVTGVEGDDLTDALVGTTRKPQLVTKEWLATLHQGDPIRVPRLPAAVGSPAGVQGQLSADENRVGMVLKTRTGEGIKNYVVLPGRVQPLSEFTAWLLITSPQTAKLNMNGTARTVGLQDFASDGQTFDGQAAKWPELRPDQVNTTTAAANRNTVCNVLRKVDSNGDTTLSTWAGPKYPADIVAGGTSTYVTPGTGLLYTQVQGNQAKSGSLFLVTDTGLRYAVQSNGDSDTGKSDIGTDDGMQTDGSPEPSEAQVKLGYGDVRPAIVPLPWSEFLAKGPRLDANSARQPQGS